A window of Candidatus Nanopelagicales bacterium contains these coding sequences:
- the trpS gene encoding tryptophan--tRNA ligase encodes MSPGPPPPAAGERARVLSGIQPTADSFHVGNYLGALANWVSMQDDHEAFYCVVDLHAITMPHEPDVLRRRTRGAYAQLLALGLDPGVSTVFAQSQVPEHTELSWVLQCLTGHGEAARMTQFKDKSRRGGLDRATVGLFTYPILQAADILAYKAQYVPVGEDQRQHLELTRTLAQRFNSRYGELFVVPKPHIAKHAARILDLQDPTSKMSKSLPSGCLFLLDPPGTIEKKIKRAVTDSVGVVNLDPVNQPGVANLLTILAAFSGRTVAAVAAEYADLGYGQLKRAAAEAVIGFAEPFAQRVAGYLEDPAELDRMMLRGASRARTVAGPTVRQAYVRIGLLPPAE; translated from the coding sequence ATGAGCCCCGGTCCGCCTCCGCCAGCGGCAGGGGAGCGAGCACGCGTGCTGTCAGGGATTCAACCGACCGCTGACTCGTTCCACGTCGGCAACTACCTTGGGGCGCTGGCTAACTGGGTCAGCATGCAGGACGACCATGAGGCCTTCTACTGCGTGGTTGACCTGCACGCGATAACGATGCCGCATGAGCCCGATGTCCTACGTCGTCGCACACGTGGTGCCTATGCGCAGCTGTTGGCTCTGGGACTGGATCCGGGCGTCTCGACTGTTTTCGCGCAGAGCCAGGTGCCCGAGCACACGGAATTGAGCTGGGTGCTGCAATGCCTGACGGGGCATGGCGAAGCGGCGCGGATGACCCAGTTCAAGGACAAGTCGCGCAGGGGCGGTCTGGACCGGGCCACAGTCGGCCTTTTCACCTACCCGATCCTTCAAGCGGCTGACATCCTCGCCTACAAGGCCCAGTACGTCCCCGTGGGCGAGGACCAGCGGCAGCACCTGGAGTTGACCAGAACCCTCGCGCAGCGGTTTAACTCCAGGTACGGCGAGCTGTTCGTGGTGCCGAAGCCACACATCGCCAAGCACGCCGCTCGCATCCTGGACCTGCAAGATCCGACATCGAAGATGAGCAAGTCATTGCCTTCTGGGTGCCTGTTCTTACTCGATCCGCCAGGGACGATTGAGAAGAAGATCAAGCGCGCTGTGACCGATTCCGTTGGCGTGGTGAACCTCGACCCTGTCAATCAGCCTGGCGTGGCCAACTTGCTGACCATACTTGCGGCGTTCTCGGGTCGTACGGTCGCCGCGGTGGCGGCTGAGTACGCGGACTTGGGCTATGGCCAGCTCAAACGAGCCGCGGCTGAAGCCGTGATCGGGTTCGCGGAGCCGTTCGCGCAGCGCGTTGCCGGATACCTAGAGGATCCGGCCGAGCTTGATCGGATGATGCTGCGAGGCGCCAGCCGGGCACGGACCGTGGCCGGACCGACAGTTCGGCAGGCCTACGTCAGGATTGGACTTCTTCCACCGGCCGAGTAG
- a CDS encoding hemolysin family protein, translating to MSDVLGDIAVVMVFVLVGGFFAMSEMALVSLREGQIPRLAEKDPRRGARLQRLVHDPNRFLAAVQVGVTMAGFLSAGFGASQISPAISPVLENLGMADTVARTVAFVAVTILIVYLSMVLGELVPKRIALQNAERVALRVAGAIDWVARIARPFIWLVSVSTDGLVRLAGGDPKASKALITEEELRGLVAAHTDLTDQERELIDDVFAAGDRELREVMVPRTEATFLPETTLIGEAAKMAARMPHSRYPIIRGSADDIVGFIHVRDLLDPALTTQSKRIGGLVREVMRFPSSKRVIPALNEMRTAGHHMAIVVDEYGGTDGIVTLEDLVEELVGEIHDEYDEAAYSAPSQAGGARQFDGLMNLDEFEEASGIELLEGPFETLAGFLVARLGHVPQVGDSVQELGHKFTVESLDGRRVDLVLVEPVESDDLEGPEPDPGGGSAEWPS from the coding sequence ATGTCTGACGTTCTGGGCGATATCGCTGTCGTCATGGTCTTCGTCCTGGTCGGCGGTTTCTTCGCCATGTCGGAAATGGCGCTGGTGTCACTGCGCGAGGGGCAGATCCCCAGACTCGCTGAAAAGGACCCGCGCCGGGGTGCGCGCCTTCAGCGTCTCGTGCATGATCCCAACAGGTTCCTGGCAGCCGTTCAAGTCGGCGTAACGATGGCGGGCTTCCTGTCGGCGGGGTTCGGAGCATCTCAGATCTCGCCCGCTATCAGTCCGGTCCTTGAGAACCTCGGAATGGCTGACACGGTGGCTCGCACGGTCGCCTTCGTCGCTGTGACGATCCTGATCGTGTACTTGTCGATGGTCCTGGGCGAGCTCGTGCCTAAGAGGATCGCCCTTCAGAACGCTGAACGGGTCGCCCTGCGAGTAGCCGGCGCTATCGACTGGGTGGCCCGGATCGCGCGGCCGTTCATTTGGCTGGTGTCGGTGTCAACGGATGGCTTGGTCCGACTGGCGGGGGGCGATCCCAAGGCCAGCAAAGCGCTGATAACAGAAGAGGAACTGCGCGGGTTGGTGGCCGCGCACACTGATCTGACTGACCAGGAGCGCGAGCTCATCGACGACGTCTTCGCGGCGGGTGATCGTGAGCTCAGGGAAGTGATGGTCCCAAGGACGGAGGCCACGTTCCTGCCCGAGACAACGCTGATCGGCGAGGCGGCGAAGATGGCCGCGCGCATGCCGCATTCTCGTTACCCGATCATCCGGGGATCCGCGGACGACATCGTCGGGTTCATTCACGTCAGGGACCTGTTGGATCCCGCCTTGACGACACAGTCGAAGCGCATTGGCGGGTTGGTCCGAGAGGTCATGAGGTTCCCCTCCAGCAAGCGTGTGATCCCGGCTCTCAACGAAATGCGCACCGCCGGACACCACATGGCCATCGTCGTAGACGAATACGGGGGCACAGACGGAATCGTCACTCTGGAGGACCTTGTAGAGGAACTTGTCGGGGAGATCCACGACGAGTACGACGAAGCCGCATACTCGGCGCCGAGTCAAGCAGGGGGCGCGCGGCAGTTCGATGGACTGATGAACCTGGACGAGTTCGAAGAAGCCTCAGGCATCGAGCTTCTCGAAGGACCCTTCGAGACGCTGGCGGGCTTCCTGGTCGCTCGCCTTGGGCACGTGCCCCAGGTGGGTGATTCGGTCCAGGAGCTTGGCCACAAGTTCACTGTCGAGAGTCTTGACGGCCGCCGAGTGGACTTGGTGCTCGTGGAGCCGGTCGAGTCCGATGACCTGGAAGGGCCCGAACCTGACCCAGGCGGCGGTTCGGCAGAATGGCCGTCATGA
- a CDS encoding NADP-dependent isocitrate dehydrogenase: protein MEKIRVANPVVELDGDEMTRIIWSFIKEQLVLPYLDIDLKYYDLSIQSRDATEDQVTVDAANAIKEYGVGVKCATITPDEARVAEFGLKKMWRSPNGTVRNILGGVIFREPILISNIPRLVPGWTKPIVVGRHAFGDQYKATDFRVPSAGKLTMTFTPADESEPMVFDVFDYPSSGVAMGMYNLDDSIRDFARASMRYGLTRGYPVYMSTKNTILKAYDGRFKDIFAEVFDTEFKEEFGAAGLTYEHRLIDDMVAAAMKWEGGYVWACKNYDGDVQSDTIAQGFGSLGLMTSVLMTPDGKTVEAEAAHGTVTRHYRQHQLGNPTSTNPIASIFAWTRGLAHRGRMDGTPEVTAFAETLERVCVETVESGKMTKDLALLIGPDQPYQTTQEFLASIDSNLRKAMART from the coding sequence GTGGAGAAGATAAGGGTCGCCAACCCAGTCGTTGAACTGGACGGGGACGAGATGACTCGAATCATCTGGTCGTTCATCAAGGAGCAACTCGTGCTCCCGTACCTGGACATCGACCTGAAGTACTACGACCTGTCGATTCAGAGTCGCGACGCCACGGAAGACCAAGTCACCGTCGACGCCGCCAACGCCATCAAGGAGTACGGGGTCGGCGTCAAGTGCGCGACCATTACTCCTGACGAAGCACGAGTGGCCGAGTTCGGACTGAAGAAGATGTGGCGTTCACCAAACGGCACCGTCCGGAACATCCTGGGCGGCGTGATCTTCCGTGAGCCGATTCTGATCAGCAACATTCCGCGGCTCGTTCCAGGGTGGACAAAGCCGATCGTTGTCGGCCGTCACGCGTTCGGTGACCAGTACAAGGCGACGGATTTCAGGGTTCCTTCGGCTGGCAAGTTGACGATGACATTCACGCCGGCGGATGAGTCCGAGCCGATGGTGTTCGACGTGTTCGACTACCCCAGTTCTGGAGTAGCCATGGGCATGTACAACTTGGATGACTCGATCCGGGATTTCGCGCGAGCGTCCATGCGTTACGGGCTGACCCGGGGTTACCCGGTGTACATGTCCACCAAGAACACGATCCTCAAGGCGTACGACGGACGGTTCAAGGACATCTTCGCCGAGGTGTTCGACACGGAATTCAAGGAAGAGTTCGGTGCCGCTGGACTCACGTACGAGCACCGGTTGATCGACGACATGGTGGCTGCCGCGATGAAGTGGGAAGGGGGCTACGTCTGGGCGTGCAAGAACTACGACGGAGACGTGCAGTCTGACACCATCGCGCAGGGATTCGGTTCCCTCGGGCTGATGACCAGTGTTCTCATGACTCCAGACGGCAAGACTGTTGAGGCCGAGGCCGCTCACGGCACGGTTACCCGCCACTACCGGCAGCACCAGCTCGGGAACCCGACATCGACTAACCCCATCGCGTCGATCTTCGCCTGGACCCGGGGCCTGGCCCACAGGGGCCGCATGGACGGTACCCCGGAGGTCACGGCGTTCGCGGAGACACTCGAGCGGGTCTGCGTGGAAACCGTGGAGAGCGGGAAGATGACCAAGGACCTGGCCCTGTTGATCGGCCCCGATCAGCCCTACCAGACTACGCAGGAGTTCCTGGCCTCCATCGACTCCAACTTGCGGAAGGCTATGGCACGGACGTAG
- a CDS encoding malate dehydrogenase produces MSRQGKVTVVGAGFYGSTTAQRLAEYDIFEEVVLTDIIEGRPQGLALDMNQSRPIEGFETRVIGASTGPNGEGYEAIEGSDIVVITAGLPRKPGMSRMDLIETNARIMRSVAENVAAHAPDAVVVNVANPLDEMTALAQMVTGFEKNRIMGQAGMLDTARFSNFVAERLGVPVAAVRTLTLGSHGDTMVPVPSACSVDGRPLSECLSADEIEDIVVRTRNGGAEVVALLKSGSAFYAPSAAAARMARAVIEDSGDVMPACAWVDGEYGISGVYLGVQAEIGRVGVRSVVETELTDSERAGLLAAAEAVRAKQADVKDL; encoded by the coding sequence ATGTCCCGACAGGGCAAGGTCACTGTTGTTGGAGCTGGGTTCTACGGGTCCACGACGGCCCAACGACTCGCGGAGTACGACATATTCGAGGAAGTCGTGCTCACGGACATCATTGAGGGTCGGCCGCAGGGCCTAGCGCTCGACATGAACCAATCGCGGCCGATCGAGGGCTTCGAGACGAGGGTCATCGGCGCCAGCACCGGGCCGAACGGCGAGGGATATGAGGCCATTGAGGGCTCCGACATCGTCGTGATCACGGCGGGGCTGCCCCGCAAGCCGGGCATGAGCCGCATGGACTTGATCGAAACCAACGCGCGCATCATGCGAAGTGTCGCGGAAAACGTCGCGGCCCACGCTCCGGACGCCGTTGTGGTCAACGTGGCCAACCCGCTCGATGAGATGACCGCGCTGGCTCAGATGGTCACAGGCTTCGAAAAGAACCGGATCATGGGCCAGGCGGGCATGCTCGACACGGCCCGGTTCTCGAACTTCGTGGCCGAGAGGCTGGGTGTTCCTGTCGCCGCGGTTCGTACTCTTACCCTCGGGTCGCACGGAGACACAATGGTGCCAGTGCCCTCGGCGTGCTCGGTAGATGGTCGCCCGCTGAGCGAATGCCTCAGCGCCGACGAGATTGAGGACATCGTGGTTCGGACCCGCAATGGCGGCGCCGAAGTTGTCGCGCTACTTAAGAGCGGGTCGGCGTTCTACGCGCCGTCCGCGGCGGCTGCCCGCATGGCGCGCGCCGTTATCGAAGACTCAGGGGATGTGATGCCCGCGTGCGCGTGGGTGGATGGCGAATACGGGATTTCCGGGGTGTACCTGGGAGTGCAGGCCGAGATCGGTCGGGTGGGGGTCCGAAGCGTCGTTGAAACGGAGTTGACGGACTCGGAGCGCGCTGGGTTACTAGCCGCGGCCGAGGCCGTTCGCGCCAAGCAAGCCGATGTGAAAGATCTGTAG
- a CDS encoding DUF3017 domain-containing protein has translation MSSSARSGQASEPTLVDFRRKRVVPKYLPLTLVVAGAAVSLGLLLVDFRLGVVGLAASVLVAFILRMVMSDSDAGLLVVRSSRVDLVILAVLAGSLLVLAVIVPAP, from the coding sequence GTGAGCTCGTCCGCGCGGTCAGGACAGGCCTCTGAGCCCACACTCGTGGACTTCCGGCGCAAGCGTGTCGTGCCCAAGTACCTGCCGCTGACGCTAGTCGTGGCCGGAGCCGCCGTGAGTTTGGGCCTACTGCTCGTGGACTTCCGGCTTGGCGTAGTGGGGCTTGCCGCATCCGTGTTGGTCGCGTTCATCTTGCGCATGGTGATGTCCGACTCCGATGCTGGGCTGCTCGTGGTCCGATCCTCCAGAGTTGATCTCGTCATTCTCGCGGTGCTCGCTGGTTCACTGCTGGTGCTGGCTGTGATCGTTCCCGCGCCCTAG
- a CDS encoding bifunctional methylenetetrahydrofolate dehydrogenase/methenyltetrahydrofolate cyclohydrolase, with product MTAKILDGKATAAAIKGEIRERVAKLAALGITPGLATVLVGDDPGSSAYVAGKHRDCAEVGIRSIRVDLPGDTTQDQLESKLDALNGDPACTGYIVQLPLPSHLDEGRALERMSPAKDADGLHPVNLGRLVLGIAGPLPCTPNGIVEILRRHDIEIRGAEVCIVGRGVTVGRPLGLLLTRRSESATVTLCHTGTRDLGRHVRDADIVVSAAGVPGLITRDLVRPGAVVLDVGITRTDAGLVGDVSPDVREAAGWIAPMPGGIGPMTRAMLLRNVVESAELRLP from the coding sequence GTGACGGCCAAGATCCTCGACGGCAAGGCGACCGCGGCTGCGATCAAAGGTGAGATCCGGGAACGCGTGGCCAAGCTCGCGGCATTGGGAATCACGCCCGGTCTGGCGACCGTTCTGGTTGGCGACGATCCCGGCAGTTCCGCCTACGTGGCAGGCAAGCACCGCGACTGCGCGGAGGTCGGTATCAGGTCGATTCGAGTTGATCTGCCCGGCGACACGACGCAGGACCAGCTCGAGTCCAAGCTCGACGCTTTGAACGGCGATCCTGCCTGTACCGGGTACATCGTCCAGCTTCCGCTTCCGAGTCACCTCGATGAGGGGAGGGCGTTGGAGCGCATGAGTCCGGCGAAGGACGCGGACGGGTTGCATCCGGTGAACCTAGGTCGTCTCGTCCTTGGGATAGCGGGCCCCCTGCCGTGCACGCCCAACGGAATCGTGGAGATCTTGCGCAGGCATGACATCGAGATCCGTGGGGCGGAAGTGTGCATCGTTGGGCGGGGAGTCACGGTGGGGCGTCCCCTGGGGCTGCTGCTGACGAGGCGTTCGGAGAGTGCGACCGTGACCCTGTGCCACACAGGTACTCGCGATCTGGGCAGACACGTCCGCGACGCTGACATCGTCGTGTCGGCTGCGGGGGTTCCCGGGCTGATCACTCGGGATCTGGTGCGCCCAGGTGCGGTCGTCCTGGATGTTGGGATAACGCGTACCGACGCTGGCCTGGTCGGCGACGTCAGTCCCGACGTGAGGGAGGCCGCTGGGTGGATCGCGCCCATGCCGGGTGGTATCGGGCCGATGACACGGGCGATGCTTCTGCGGAACGTCGTCGAGTCCGCTGAGCTGCGGTTGCCGTGA
- the guaA gene encoding glutamine-hydrolyzing GMP synthase: protein MTRLDPRPVLVLDFGAQYAQLIARRVREAGIYSEIVPGTMSARDLAELDPLALVLSGGPASIYEPGAPDFDPTILDMGVPVLGICYGFQLMARSLGGEVGKTGGREYGATLLFVTEADSVLLRGLPDQQTVWMSHGDAVTRAPDGVVVTAHSDGSPVAAFEDPKRRIAGVQFHPEVGHTRYGQEMLERFLFKVAGLEQNWTTVGFVEEQVAAIVDQVGGARAICGLSGGVDSAVAAALVQRAIGSQLTCVFVDHGLLREGEREQVVQDYVAATGVRLVVVDAAEQFLAALAGVSDPEKKRKIVGREFIRVFEAAERDLVAASGEGEAPIQFLVQGTLYPDVVESGGGAGAATIKSHHNVGGLPEDLAFTLIEPLRRLFKDEVRSIGESMGLPSDIVWRHPFPGPGLAIRIVGTVDPDRLRILRAADAIVRAEITQAGLDRAIWQFPVVLLADVRSVGVQGDGRSYGHPIVLRPVAGSDAMTADWARLPNDVLAKISGRITNEISEVNRVVLDLTSKPPATIEWE from the coding sequence ATGACCCGACTCGACCCGCGTCCTGTCCTCGTGCTGGACTTTGGCGCCCAATACGCGCAACTCATCGCCCGGCGCGTGCGGGAGGCGGGCATCTACTCCGAGATCGTGCCCGGGACGATGTCGGCGAGGGACCTGGCAGAGCTGGATCCGTTGGCGCTCGTCCTGTCCGGCGGCCCCGCCAGCATCTACGAGCCTGGGGCACCCGACTTCGATCCCACCATCTTGGACATGGGCGTGCCCGTGCTGGGGATCTGTTACGGATTCCAGCTAATGGCAAGATCCCTCGGCGGCGAGGTGGGGAAGACGGGCGGGCGTGAGTACGGTGCCACGTTGTTGTTCGTCACCGAAGCCGACTCGGTGCTCCTGCGGGGACTGCCCGACCAGCAAACGGTATGGATGTCCCATGGCGACGCGGTCACGCGTGCTCCCGACGGGGTCGTGGTAACGGCTCATTCGGATGGTTCGCCCGTGGCCGCGTTTGAAGATCCAAAGCGCCGGATCGCTGGAGTCCAGTTCCACCCAGAGGTGGGCCACACGCGGTACGGCCAGGAGATGCTGGAGCGCTTCCTATTCAAAGTCGCGGGCCTGGAGCAGAACTGGACCACTGTCGGATTCGTTGAGGAACAAGTGGCTGCGATCGTCGACCAGGTCGGCGGCGCCCGGGCTATCTGCGGATTGTCAGGTGGTGTGGACTCCGCTGTGGCCGCGGCCTTGGTCCAGCGCGCGATCGGCTCCCAGCTCACTTGCGTCTTCGTGGACCACGGTCTTCTGCGCGAGGGAGAGCGCGAGCAGGTCGTCCAGGATTACGTAGCCGCGACGGGCGTCCGGCTGGTCGTAGTGGACGCCGCCGAGCAGTTCCTGGCCGCGTTGGCCGGGGTCAGCGATCCGGAGAAGAAGCGGAAGATAGTCGGCCGCGAGTTCATCCGCGTCTTCGAGGCCGCCGAGCGGGACCTCGTGGCCGCGTCGGGTGAAGGCGAGGCTCCGATCCAGTTCCTAGTGCAGGGAACGTTGTACCCAGACGTCGTGGAATCCGGGGGCGGTGCTGGAGCGGCGACCATCAAGAGTCATCACAACGTCGGGGGACTGCCCGAGGATCTGGCGTTCACCCTCATCGAGCCTCTGAGGCGACTCTTCAAGGATGAGGTCCGCAGCATCGGCGAGAGCATGGGCTTGCCGAGTGACATCGTGTGGCGGCATCCATTCCCCGGCCCAGGGCTCGCGATCCGTATAGTCGGTACAGTCGACCCAGACCGCCTGCGGATACTCAGAGCGGCCGACGCGATCGTTAGGGCGGAAATCACTCAGGCTGGGCTGGACCGCGCGATCTGGCAGTTCCCAGTTGTGCTGCTCGCGGACGTGCGCTCGGTCGGCGTCCAAGGCGATGGGCGTTCCTACGGGCATCCGATAGTCCTGCGCCCCGTGGCGGGAAGCGACGCGATGACGGCCGACTGGGCGCGCTTGCCAAACGATGTGCTGGCGAAGATCTCGGGCAGGATCACGAACGAGATATCGGAAGTCAACCGTGTGGTCCTGGATCTGACGAGCAAGCCGCCGGCGACAATCGAGTGGGAGTAG